In Vigna angularis cultivar LongXiaoDou No.4 chromosome 8, ASM1680809v1, whole genome shotgun sequence, one DNA window encodes the following:
- the LOC108344761 gene encoding probable glycosyltransferase At3g07620 isoform X1 yields MKLRLMTIRRLLIVGVLVVVIVVFQCCWTTYKSMLDADGSSGAFPVAVSISENSENEGVYRSTANNVMVNLTFASHSEEYASEKEADLDHELESNRGKNSREGHLPNKGFKVGIHEDAIEGFTQKRPKYALVDDNHNIQHNVQFASQEILSEDIKILDAGFGMSDEFLVGKEHSTASRIESVEMEPQLLEPKMDASSNRSKLVWPTSMTHMSSLLQSFNSASMRPRWSSRPDRELFSAKLEIENARVISNSSELYAPVFLNVSKFSRSYALMERKLKVFVYREGAKPIFHQPKMRGIYASEGWFMKLMEGNKRFSVKDPRKAHLFYLPFSSQILRATLPNQKQMEQYLEKYVELIAGKYRFWNRTDGADHFLVACHDWASQITRQPMKGCIRSLCNSNAAKGFQIGKDTTLPVTYIHSVMNPLREFIGKPPSERSILAFFAGNMHGYLRPILLKHWKNKEPDMKIFGPMPRDLEGKKLYMEYMNSSKYCICARGHEVHTPRIIEAIFSECVPVIISDNYVPPFFEVLNWEAFSVFVLEKDIPSLRNMLLSISEEKYLALHLGVKKVRQHFLWHKVPVKYDLFHMILHAVWNNRLSQIRPR; encoded by the exons ATGAAGTTGCGTCTGATGACAATTAGAAGGTTGTTAATTGTTGGCGTGCTCGTTGTTGTGATAGTTGTTTTCCAATGTTGTTGGACAACGTATAAATCTATGTTGGATGCTGATGGGAGCTCAGGGGCATTCCCAGTTGCAGTTTCCATTTCTGAGAATTCAGAAAACGAGGGTGTGTATAGATCCACAGCAAACAATGTCATGGTTAATCTCACTTTTGCCTCTCATTCAGAAGAATATGCTTCTGAGAAAGAAGCTGATTTGGACCATGAATTGGAATCTAATAGGGGGAAAAATTCAAGAGAGGGACACCTCCCCAATAAGGGTTTCAAAGTGGGAATTCATGAGGATGCAATAGAAGGTTTCACTCAAAAAAGACCTAAGTATGCACTTGTGGATGACAACCACAATATTCAACATAATGTGCAATTTGCATCACAAGAGATTCTTTCTGAGGACATTAAAATTCTAGATGCTGGTTTTGGCATGTCTGATGAGTTTCTTGTTGGAAAAGAACATTCCACTGCCAGTAGAATAGAGAGTGTGGAAATGGAACCACAACTGTTGGAACCTAAGATGGATGCCTCATCAAACAGGAGTAAGTTGGTGTGGCCAACTTCAATGACACATATGAGCTCATTGCTTCAGAGTTTTAATTCTGCTTCTATG AGGCCAAGGTGGTCTTCTAGACCGGACAGGGAACTGTTTTCTGCAAAACTAGAGATTGAAAATGCCCGTGTCATATCAAATTCTTCAGAACTTTATGCACCTGTTTTCCTTAATGTTTCCAAGTTTTCAAG GAGTTATGCTCTGATGGAGCGCAAGCTCAAAGTTTTTGTCTATAGGGAGGGAGCAAAACCTATATTTCATCAACCTAAGATGAGAGGAATTTATGCCTCAGAGGGttggtttatgaaattgatggAAGGAAATAAAAGGTTCAGTGTGAAGGATCCCCGGAAAGCTCATTTGTTTTACCTACCATTCAGTTCACAAATACTAAGAGCTACTCTTCCTAACCAGAAGCAGATGGAGCAATACCTTGAGAAATATGTGGAGTTAATTGCAGGAAAATATCGTTTCTGGAATAGAACTGATGGAGCTGACCATTTTCTTGTTGCTTGTCATGATTGG GCCTCACAAATCACAAGGCAACCAATGAAAGGTTGTATAAGGTCTCTCTGTAATTCCAATGCTGCTAAAGGCTTCCAAATAGGGAAGGACACTACTCTACCTGTCACCTACATACACTCTGTGATGAATCCACTAAGAGAATTTATAGGAAAACCTCCTTCAGAAAGGTCTATTCTGGCCTTTTTTGCAGGAAACATGCATGGCTATCTCCGTCCAATCCTGCTAAAACACTGGAAGAATAAAGAACCTGACATGAAAATTTTTGGTCCAATGCCACGAGATTTGGAAGGTAAAAAGTTGTATATGGAATACATGAATAGCAGCAAGTACTGCATATGTGCTAGAGGTCATGAAGTTCATACACCAAGAATCATTGAGGCCATTTTTTCTGAGTGTGTGCCTGTCATCATATCAGATAACTATGTGCCTCCTTTCTTTGAGGTATTGAATTGGGAagctttttctgtttttgttctTGAGAAGGATATTCCTAGTCTCAGAAACATGCTTCTCTCAATCTCAGAAGAGAAGTACCTTGCACTGCATTTGGGAGTGAAGAAGGTTCGGCAGCACTTTCTGTGGCACAAAGTTCCTGTTAAGTATGACTTGTTTCACATGATTCTTCACGCAGTATGGAACAATAGGCTTTCTCAGATCAGACCCAGGTGA
- the LOC108345655 gene encoding protein phosphatase 2C and cyclic nucleotide-binding/kinase domain-containing protein isoform X2, with amino-acid sequence MGCIYSRVCIGDNCRGSSINGDPIARTTDVGEVANFSPTSSDVEEGEIRDQLNQLSITRDSEAGIRRLARVSAQFLPPDGSRIVKVPSENFELRYSFLSQRGYYPDALDKANQDSFCIHTPFGTSPNDHFFGVFDGHGEFGAQCSQFVKRKLCENLLRNSKFRGDPVEACHAAFLATNSQLHADVLDDSMSGTTAITVLVRGRTIFVANSGDSRAVIAERRGKEIVAVDLSIDQTPFRSDELERVKLCGARVLTLDQIEGLKNPDVQCWGTEEGDDGDPPRLWVPNGMYPGTAFTRSIGDSIAETIGVVANPEIVVFELTQDHPFFVLASDGVFEFLSSQSVVEMAAKFKDPRDACAAIVAESYRLWLQYETRTDDITVIIVHVNGLTAESTVAQSASYGDVLRKPVPQVVEVTGSESPSTFGWSARNHRVRHDLSRARLRALENSLENGQAWVPPPSAHRKTWEEEAHIEQALHDHFLFRKLTDSQCHVLLDCMQRVEVEPGDIIVKQGGEGDCFYVVGSGEFEVLATQEEKEGDVPRVLQRYTAEKLSCFGELALMYNKPLQASVRAVTKGTLWALKREDFRGILMSEFSNLSSLKLLRSVDLLSRLSILQLSQISDSLSEVSFSNGQTIIDNYVFAE; translated from the exons ATGGGTTGCATTTACTCGCGAGTTTGTATAGGTGACAACTGCAGAGGCTCAAGCATCAACGGAGACCCCATAGCCAGAACCACCGACGTTGGAGAAGTGGCTAATTTCTCGCCCACCTCTTCCGACGTTGAAGAAGGTGAAATCAGAGACCAGCTTAACCAATTGAGCATCACGAGGGACTCCGAAGCGGGAATCCGGAGACTAGCTAGGGTTTCAGCGCAGTTCCTGCCGCCGGACGGTTCACGAATCGTTAAAGTGCCTTCTGAGAACTTCGAATTGCGATACTCGTTTTTGTCTCAGAGAGGTTACTATCCCGATGCACTTGATAAAGCGAACCAGGATAGCTTCTGCATCCACACGCCTTTCG GTACGAGTCCTAATGACCACTTTTTTGGTGTCTTCGACGGCCATGGTGAGTTTGGAGCTCAGTGCTCGCAGTTCGTGAAGCGGAAATTGTGTGAGAATTTGCTCAGGAATTCTAAATTCCGTGGTGATCCTGTTGAGGCTTGTCATGCGGCGTTTTTGGCGACGAATTCGCAGCTGCATGCTGATGTTTTGGATGACAGCATGAGCGGGACGACGGCGATCACGGTGCTGGTGAGGGGGAGGACGATATTTGTGGCGAATTCCGGCGATTCGAGGGCGGTGATCGCGGAGAGGAGAGGGAAGGAAATTGTGGCCGTTGATTTGTCGATTGATCAGACGCCGTTTAGGAGTGATGAGCTGGAGAGGGTGAAGCTCTGTGGGGCGAGGGTTCTTACTTTGGATCAGATTGAGGGGTTGAAGAACCCTGATGTGCAGTGTTGGGGCACTGAGGAGGGTGATGATGGTGACCCTCCGAGGTTGTGGGTGCCCAATGGGATGTACCCGGGGACGGCTTTCACAAGGAGTATTGGTGATTCTATTGCGGAGACTATTGGGGTTGTGGCGAATCCTGAGATTGTTGTGTTTGAGCTCACGCAGGATCACCCTTTCTTTGTGCTTGCTAGTGATGGGGTGTTTGAGTTTCTCTCTAGCCAGAGTGTGGTTGAAATG GCTGCAAAATTCAAAGATCCTCGTGATGCTTGTGCTGCAATTGTGGCAGAATCTTATCGACTCTGGCTGCAATATGAAACTCGTACAGATGACATCACAGTCATCATTGTACATGTAAATGGGCTAACTGCTGAA TCTACTGTTGCTCAGTCGGCTAGTTATGGTGATGTTTTGCGAAAACCTGTGCCACAAGTCGTAGAGGTGACAGGTTCAGAATCCCCTTCCACCTTTGGCTGGAGTGCTAGAAACCATCGTGTAAGACATGACTTGTCAAGGGCACGCCTCCGAGCACTTGAAAATTCCCTAGAAAATGGGCAAGCTTGGGTTCCTCCCCCTTCTGCCCATAGAAAGACATGGGAAGAAGAA GCACACATAGAGCAGGCATTGCATGATCATTTTCTCTTCCGAAAACTTACCGATTCTCAGTGTCATGTTCTATTGGATTGCATGCAAAGAGTGGAGGTCGAACCTGGGGATATTATAGTCAAACAG GGTGGTGAAGGTGACTGTTTTTATGTTGTTGGTAGTGGAGAATTTGAGGTCTTGGCAACTCAG gaagaaaaagaaggcgaTGTACCTAGGGTTTTGCAGCGCTACACAGCTGAAAAACTCTCATGTTTTGGAGAGCTTGCTCTAAT GTACAACAAACCACTCCAGGCTTCTGTACGTGCTGTAACAAAAGGAACACTTTGGGCTTTAAAACGAGAAGATTTTCGTGGGATATTAATGTCAGAATTCTCTAACTTATCCTCATTGAAGTTGCTTCGATCTGTAGATCTCCTCTCAAGGTTATCAATTTTACAACTCAGTCAGATTTCTGACTCCCTTTCTGAAGTTTCCTTCTCAAATGGGCAGACAATAATAGACAAT TATGTCTTTGCAGAATGA
- the LOC108344761 gene encoding probable glycosyltransferase At5g25310 isoform X2, which produces MKLRLMTIRRLLIVGVLVVVIVVFQCCWTTYKSMLDADGSSGAFPVAVSISENSENEGVYRSTANNVMVNLTFASHSEEYASEKEADLDHELESNRGKNSREGHLPNKGFKVGIHEDAIEGFTQKRPKYALVDDNHNIQHNVQFASQEILSEDIKILDAGFGMSDEFLVGKEHSTASRIESVEMEPQLLEPKMDASSNRSKLVWPTSMTHMSSLLQSFNSASMRPRWSSRPDRELFSAKLEIENARVISNSSELYAPVFLNVSKFSRSYALMERKLKVFVYREGAKPIFHQPKMRGIYASEGWFMKLMEGNKRFSVKDPRKAHLFYLPFSSQILRATLPNQKQMEQYLEKYVELIAGKYRFWNRTDGADHFLVACHDWASQITRQPMKGCIRSLCNSNAAKGFQIGKDTTLPVTYIHSVMNPLREFIGKPPSERSILAFFAGNMHGYLRPILLKHWKNKEPDMKIFGPMPRDLEGKKLYMEYMNSSKYCICARGHEVHTPRIIEAIFSECVPVIISDNYVPPFFEKRSTLHCIWE; this is translated from the exons ATGAAGTTGCGTCTGATGACAATTAGAAGGTTGTTAATTGTTGGCGTGCTCGTTGTTGTGATAGTTGTTTTCCAATGTTGTTGGACAACGTATAAATCTATGTTGGATGCTGATGGGAGCTCAGGGGCATTCCCAGTTGCAGTTTCCATTTCTGAGAATTCAGAAAACGAGGGTGTGTATAGATCCACAGCAAACAATGTCATGGTTAATCTCACTTTTGCCTCTCATTCAGAAGAATATGCTTCTGAGAAAGAAGCTGATTTGGACCATGAATTGGAATCTAATAGGGGGAAAAATTCAAGAGAGGGACACCTCCCCAATAAGGGTTTCAAAGTGGGAATTCATGAGGATGCAATAGAAGGTTTCACTCAAAAAAGACCTAAGTATGCACTTGTGGATGACAACCACAATATTCAACATAATGTGCAATTTGCATCACAAGAGATTCTTTCTGAGGACATTAAAATTCTAGATGCTGGTTTTGGCATGTCTGATGAGTTTCTTGTTGGAAAAGAACATTCCACTGCCAGTAGAATAGAGAGTGTGGAAATGGAACCACAACTGTTGGAACCTAAGATGGATGCCTCATCAAACAGGAGTAAGTTGGTGTGGCCAACTTCAATGACACATATGAGCTCATTGCTTCAGAGTTTTAATTCTGCTTCTATG AGGCCAAGGTGGTCTTCTAGACCGGACAGGGAACTGTTTTCTGCAAAACTAGAGATTGAAAATGCCCGTGTCATATCAAATTCTTCAGAACTTTATGCACCTGTTTTCCTTAATGTTTCCAAGTTTTCAAG GAGTTATGCTCTGATGGAGCGCAAGCTCAAAGTTTTTGTCTATAGGGAGGGAGCAAAACCTATATTTCATCAACCTAAGATGAGAGGAATTTATGCCTCAGAGGGttggtttatgaaattgatggAAGGAAATAAAAGGTTCAGTGTGAAGGATCCCCGGAAAGCTCATTTGTTTTACCTACCATTCAGTTCACAAATACTAAGAGCTACTCTTCCTAACCAGAAGCAGATGGAGCAATACCTTGAGAAATATGTGGAGTTAATTGCAGGAAAATATCGTTTCTGGAATAGAACTGATGGAGCTGACCATTTTCTTGTTGCTTGTCATGATTGG GCCTCACAAATCACAAGGCAACCAATGAAAGGTTGTATAAGGTCTCTCTGTAATTCCAATGCTGCTAAAGGCTTCCAAATAGGGAAGGACACTACTCTACCTGTCACCTACATACACTCTGTGATGAATCCACTAAGAGAATTTATAGGAAAACCTCCTTCAGAAAGGTCTATTCTGGCCTTTTTTGCAGGAAACATGCATGGCTATCTCCGTCCAATCCTGCTAAAACACTGGAAGAATAAAGAACCTGACATGAAAATTTTTGGTCCAATGCCACGAGATTTGGAAGGTAAAAAGTTGTATATGGAATACATGAATAGCAGCAAGTACTGCATATGTGCTAGAGGTCATGAAGTTCATACACCAAGAATCATTGAGGCCATTTTTTCTGAGTGTGTGCCTGTCATCATATCAGATAACTATGTGCCTCCTTTCTTTGAG AAGAGAAGTACCTTGCACTGCATTTGGGAGTGA
- the LOC108345655 gene encoding protein phosphatase 2C and cyclic nucleotide-binding/kinase domain-containing protein isoform X3 gives MGCIYSRVCIGDNCRGSSINGDPIARTTDVGEVANFSPTSSDVEEGEIRDQLNQLSITRDSEAGIRRLARVSAQFLPPDGSRIVKVPSENFELRYSFLSQRGYYPDALDKANQDSFCIHTPFGTSPNDHFFGVFDGHGEFGAQCSQFVKRKLCENLLRNSKFRGDPVEACHAAFLATNSQLHADVLDDSMSGTTAITVLVRGRTIFVANSGDSRAVIAERRGKEIVAVDLSIDQTPFRSDELERVKLCGARVLTLDQIEGLKNPDVQCWGTEEGDDGDPPRLWVPNGMYPGTAFTRSIGDSIAETIGVVANPEIVVFELTQDHPFFVLASDGVFEFLSSQSVVEMAAKFKDPRDACAAIVAESYRLWLQYETRTDDITVIIVHVNGLTAEVCLLLLSRLVMVMFCENLCHKS, from the exons ATGGGTTGCATTTACTCGCGAGTTTGTATAGGTGACAACTGCAGAGGCTCAAGCATCAACGGAGACCCCATAGCCAGAACCACCGACGTTGGAGAAGTGGCTAATTTCTCGCCCACCTCTTCCGACGTTGAAGAAGGTGAAATCAGAGACCAGCTTAACCAATTGAGCATCACGAGGGACTCCGAAGCGGGAATCCGGAGACTAGCTAGGGTTTCAGCGCAGTTCCTGCCGCCGGACGGTTCACGAATCGTTAAAGTGCCTTCTGAGAACTTCGAATTGCGATACTCGTTTTTGTCTCAGAGAGGTTACTATCCCGATGCACTTGATAAAGCGAACCAGGATAGCTTCTGCATCCACACGCCTTTCG GTACGAGTCCTAATGACCACTTTTTTGGTGTCTTCGACGGCCATGGTGAGTTTGGAGCTCAGTGCTCGCAGTTCGTGAAGCGGAAATTGTGTGAGAATTTGCTCAGGAATTCTAAATTCCGTGGTGATCCTGTTGAGGCTTGTCATGCGGCGTTTTTGGCGACGAATTCGCAGCTGCATGCTGATGTTTTGGATGACAGCATGAGCGGGACGACGGCGATCACGGTGCTGGTGAGGGGGAGGACGATATTTGTGGCGAATTCCGGCGATTCGAGGGCGGTGATCGCGGAGAGGAGAGGGAAGGAAATTGTGGCCGTTGATTTGTCGATTGATCAGACGCCGTTTAGGAGTGATGAGCTGGAGAGGGTGAAGCTCTGTGGGGCGAGGGTTCTTACTTTGGATCAGATTGAGGGGTTGAAGAACCCTGATGTGCAGTGTTGGGGCACTGAGGAGGGTGATGATGGTGACCCTCCGAGGTTGTGGGTGCCCAATGGGATGTACCCGGGGACGGCTTTCACAAGGAGTATTGGTGATTCTATTGCGGAGACTATTGGGGTTGTGGCGAATCCTGAGATTGTTGTGTTTGAGCTCACGCAGGATCACCCTTTCTTTGTGCTTGCTAGTGATGGGGTGTTTGAGTTTCTCTCTAGCCAGAGTGTGGTTGAAATG GCTGCAAAATTCAAAGATCCTCGTGATGCTTGTGCTGCAATTGTGGCAGAATCTTATCGACTCTGGCTGCAATATGAAACTCGTACAGATGACATCACAGTCATCATTGTACATGTAAATGGGCTAACTGCTGAAGTATG TCTACTGTTGCTCAGTCGGCTAGTTATGGTGATGTTTTGCGAAAACCTGTGCCACAAGTCGTAG